In the Fibrobacter sp. UWB5 genome, one interval contains:
- the gatA gene encoding Asp-tRNA(Asn)/Glu-tRNA(Gln) amidotransferase subunit GatA, with the protein METIQELSDKLANGSKTAVALAEESLAKIESTKNLNAYISVLNERALQKAAESDKRRAEGKTLGALDGIPVAVKDNMCIEGTRTTAASKILENFVAPYTATAIEKLEAAGAVIVGKTNMDEFAMGSSNETSYFGKVINPLDESRVPGGSSGGSAVAVASGTVACALGSDTGGSIRQPAACTGVVGLKPTYGRVSRYGLLAYASSLDQIGPFGATVKDAATLLGAICGIDPHDNTTSTRPTEDFTAKLDAGIKGKVIGVPKEYFGEGLDAECKAAIEGMLKKLEAEGATLKEISLPHISYAVSSYYIIATAEASSNLSRYDGVRYGYRSKEARKLFDLYAKSRSEGFGKEVQRRILLGSYVLSAGFYDAYYVQAQKVRRLITDDFNKAFESCDVIASPTMPGLPLKCGTNESDPMAVYLSDIYTVSLNLSGLPGVSVPCGMAGGLPVGLQWIGKPFQEADLLSVAAATEALNK; encoded by the coding sequence ATGGAGACCATCCAAGAATTGAGCGACAAGCTCGCCAACGGCAGCAAGACTGCCGTGGCCCTCGCTGAAGAATCCCTCGCAAAGATTGAATCTACCAAGAATTTAAATGCATACATTAGCGTCTTGAACGAACGCGCCCTTCAAAAGGCAGCCGAATCCGACAAGCGCCGCGCTGAAGGCAAGACTTTGGGCGCCCTCGACGGTATCCCCGTCGCCGTGAAGGACAATATGTGCATCGAAGGCACGCGCACGACCGCCGCCTCCAAGATTCTTGAAAACTTTGTTGCCCCCTACACCGCTACCGCTATCGAAAAGCTCGAAGCCGCCGGCGCCGTGATCGTTGGAAAAACGAACATGGACGAATTCGCCATGGGTTCCAGCAACGAAACTTCTTATTTCGGCAAGGTCATCAACCCGCTCGACGAATCCCGCGTTCCGGGAGGCTCCAGTGGCGGTTCGGCCGTAGCCGTGGCCAGTGGCACGGTCGCCTGTGCTCTTGGCTCCGACACCGGTGGATCTATTCGTCAGCCCGCTGCCTGCACAGGCGTTGTGGGCCTCAAGCCCACCTACGGCCGCGTATCCCGTTATGGCTTACTCGCTTACGCTAGCTCTTTGGACCAGATCGGTCCCTTCGGTGCAACCGTTAAAGATGCCGCCACGCTCCTCGGCGCCATCTGCGGTATCGACCCGCACGACAACACCACCAGCACTCGCCCGACCGAAGACTTTACCGCAAAGCTCGACGCCGGCATCAAGGGCAAGGTGATTGGCGTTCCCAAGGAATACTTTGGCGAAGGTCTCGACGCCGAATGCAAGGCCGCTATCGAAGGCATGCTGAAAAAACTTGAAGCCGAAGGCGCTACCCTCAAGGAAATCAGCCTTCCGCACATCAGCTACGCCGTGTCCAGCTACTACATCATTGCAACCGCCGAAGCTAGCTCGAACCTTTCCCGCTACGACGGCGTTCGCTACGGCTACCGCAGCAAAGAAGCCCGCAAGCTCTTTGACCTGTACGCCAAGTCCCGCAGCGAAGGTTTCGGCAAGGAAGTCCAGCGCCGTATTCTTCTCGGCAGCTACGTGCTTTCCGCAGGCTTCTACGACGCCTACTACGTGCAGGCCCAGAAGGTCCGTCGCTTGATTACCGACGACTTCAACAAGGCATTCGAAAGCTGCGACGTGATCGCAAGCCCCACCATGCCGGGTCTCCCGCTCAAGTGCGGCACGAACGAATCCGACCCGATGGCCGTGTACCTCAGCGACATCTACACCGTGAGCCTGAACCTTTCCGGCCTCCCGGGCGTGAGCGTGCCGTGTGGCATGGCCGGCGGACTCCCCGTGGGCCTCCAGTGGATCGGCAAGCCGTTCCAGGAAGCCGACCTGCTCAGCGTCGCAGCCGCTACAGAAGCTTTGAACAAGTAA
- a CDS encoding DUF4321 domain-containing protein: protein MNRNNTFGRLLVFIVLGLIIGGILGECLGVLFGQLGELMNAGGYNNVVHNFFVSSFNLNIGFADRPEPVILDLYLVRFAFGVGIKLNVVSVIGMILGIYIMKWSGGK, encoded by the coding sequence ATGAATCGAAATAATACTTTTGGCCGTTTATTGGTTTTTATCGTGCTTGGCCTGATTATCGGCGGAATCCTTGGCGAATGCCTCGGTGTGCTGTTCGGTCAGCTTGGCGAACTGATGAATGCTGGTGGATACAACAACGTCGTCCACAACTTCTTCGTTTCGTCCTTTAACCTCAACATCGGTTTTGCCGACAGACCCGAACCGGTAATCCTCGACCTGTATCTCGTCAGGTTTGCCTTCGGTGTGGGCATCAAGCTGAACGTGGTAAGCGTTATCGGCATGATCCTCGGCATCTACATCATGAAATGGTCCGGAGGAAAGTAA
- the ung gene encoding uracil-DNA glycosylase, translating into MSVKLEESWLKLLADQFEQPYFKQIKEKLLQEKAEHHVVYPPGSQIFAALDFCPVDKVKAVIIGQDPYHNPGQAHGLCFSVPMGIQPPPSLINIFQELHDDLGINPPPHGNLESWAHQGILLLNASLTVRAHMAASHAGIGWQQFTDTIIKRLSETRENLVFLLWGSFAIKKQELVAKNRGHLILTAPHPSPLSAYRGFFGCKHFSKANEYLKSKGLEPIDWSIK; encoded by the coding sequence ATGTCCGTTAAACTTGAAGAATCCTGGCTGAAGCTGCTCGCCGATCAGTTCGAGCAGCCCTATTTTAAGCAGATCAAAGAAAAACTTCTGCAAGAAAAGGCAGAACACCACGTGGTGTACCCGCCGGGATCCCAGATTTTTGCAGCCCTCGACTTTTGCCCTGTCGATAAGGTCAAGGCCGTCATCATCGGACAAGACCCTTACCACAACCCGGGCCAGGCACACGGGCTCTGCTTCTCCGTACCCATGGGAATCCAGCCGCCCCCCTCGCTCATCAACATCTTCCAGGAACTCCACGACGATTTGGGCATCAATCCGCCCCCGCACGGAAACCTGGAAAGCTGGGCACACCAGGGAATCCTCTTGCTGAACGCATCGCTCACGGTTCGCGCCCACATGGCAGCAAGCCACGCCGGAATCGGTTGGCAACAATTTACAGACACCATCATCAAGCGCCTGTCCGAGACTCGCGAGAACCTGGTATTTTTACTTTGGGGTAGTTTCGCCATCAAAAAACAGGAACTCGTCGCCAAAAATCGCGGCCACCTGATTTTAACGGCCCCGCACCCGAGTCCTTTGTCAGCGTATCGAGGCTTCTTCGGATGTAAACATTTTAGTAAAGCAAACGAATATTTAAAGAGCAAGGGCCTGGAACCCATCGACTGGAGCATTAAGTAG
- a CDS encoding class I SAM-dependent methyltransferase yields MNFWDLLTSAKIQGFIEEAFSKRLDALQVSTYLNKEGFSNEERAAIMDYMALVPKFREKFFGDAKQKNAFLLCDKLALEQSTAKDIGRWKANLWPSEGSVNDLCCGMGGDSLFLPETLKVTGFDLDENRLAMYRYNMQALGKSVGTQCCDVRSVENGADYFTIDPARRAIEGENQRDLRNLTPTLEEVIEISRHYKGGMAKLPPGYPPAEIPNGTEILYLGGHSDCRECLVLFGALAKNPDTVRAVIIDKSGESLAEWSRKRDRSSETLDDDLQEKLDKNDSLEGKDRTYRTATSKSDLPLGEISQYISEPAPVLIRSHLFNQAVLACDPSAHLISEGIAYVASATPLPTPGFACYEVLAHTEIATGAVRAMLKEHNIGKITLKLRGVKLDPDAEIKRLKPKGKETAILFYTRAYGEKVAILARKVNVR; encoded by the coding sequence ATGAATTTCTGGGACCTGCTCACCTCTGCCAAGATCCAAGGCTTTATCGAAGAAGCCTTTTCTAAGCGGCTAGACGCCTTGCAGGTTTCCACCTACCTGAATAAGGAAGGTTTCAGTAACGAAGAACGTGCCGCCATCATGGACTACATGGCGCTTGTTCCCAAGTTCCGCGAAAAGTTTTTCGGCGACGCCAAACAAAAAAACGCGTTTCTGCTTTGCGACAAGCTCGCCCTGGAGCAGAGCACCGCAAAAGATATCGGCCGTTGGAAGGCAAACCTTTGGCCAAGCGAAGGCTCCGTTAACGACCTCTGCTGCGGCATGGGTGGCGATAGCCTTTTCTTGCCCGAAACCCTAAAGGTTACCGGCTTCGACCTCGACGAGAACCGCCTCGCCATGTACCGTTACAACATGCAGGCCCTCGGGAAATCCGTAGGCACCCAGTGCTGCGACGTGCGCTCGGTCGAAAACGGGGCCGACTACTTCACCATCGACCCAGCCCGTCGCGCCATCGAAGGCGAAAACCAGCGTGACTTGCGCAATCTGACGCCCACGCTCGAAGAAGTCATTGAAATCAGCAGGCATTACAAGGGCGGCATGGCCAAGCTCCCGCCCGGATACCCGCCGGCTGAAATTCCCAACGGCACCGAGATTCTTTATTTGGGCGGCCACAGCGACTGCCGCGAATGCCTAGTGCTGTTCGGCGCTCTCGCCAAGAATCCGGACACCGTACGCGCCGTCATCATTGACAAGTCGGGCGAATCGCTTGCCGAATGGAGCCGGAAACGCGACCGTTCCTCCGAAACCCTGGACGACGACCTTCAAGAGAAACTGGACAAAAACGACAGCCTCGAAGGCAAAGACCGCACTTACCGCACCGCGACCAGCAAGAGCGACCTGCCCCTCGGCGAAATCAGCCAGTACATCTCGGAACCGGCACCCGTCCTCATTCGAAGCCACCTCTTTAACCAGGCGGTTCTCGCCTGCGACCCAAGCGCCCACCTGATTTCAGAAGGCATCGCCTACGTGGCAAGCGCCACTCCCCTGCCGACCCCCGGGTTTGCCTGCTACGAAGTGCTCGCCCACACCGAAATTGCAACAGGTGCCGTGCGCGCCATGCTTAAAGAACACAACATCGGTAAAATCACGCTCAAGCTCCGCGGCGTAAAGCTCGACCCCGATGCCGAAATCAAGCGTTTAAAACCCAAGGGCAAGGAAACCGCTATATTATTCTACACCCGCGCCTACGGTGAAAAAGTCGCAATACTTGCAAGGAAAGTCAATGTCCGTTAA
- a CDS encoding metallophosphoesterase gives MNNSLDFIGDVHGHCDELRALLQKLGYVESEGAFRYPGGERSVVFLGDYVDRGPKVRETLNLVRAMRDAGSAIALMGNHEFNMLSFWQKNGAGGGHVLHRFKDGFLREHSFNKIAIHSRTVTSFVGRKQEFMDVLEFVKTLPIYLETESFRAQHACFDVDAVAALRREGITCFADGNFDELIARANDEDFEYEDSLFVPMSTLLKGPEMPLPEGEHFTDAEGVRRIKTRIAWWLDPTKASFRELCFQPGVSMDVESEVLPSVRARNFYGESERPVFFGHYWLTGLPKLIRDNVCCLDFSVAGYRGNGRLVAYRFDGEQKLDESKFVWVEASSL, from the coding sequence ATGAATAATTCCCTTGATTTTATCGGCGATGTTCACGGGCACTGCGATGAACTCCGCGCCTTGCTGCAAAAGCTGGGCTATGTGGAGTCCGAAGGTGCGTTCCGGTATCCGGGCGGTGAACGGTCGGTAGTATTCTTGGGCGATTACGTAGACCGCGGCCCCAAGGTACGCGAAACGTTGAACTTGGTGCGTGCCATGCGCGATGCCGGGTCGGCGATTGCGTTAATGGGTAACCATGAATTCAACATGCTTTCGTTCTGGCAAAAGAACGGCGCCGGTGGCGGCCATGTCTTGCACCGTTTTAAAGACGGCTTTTTACGCGAACACAGCTTTAACAAGATTGCAATTCATTCGCGGACGGTGACCTCTTTCGTGGGGCGTAAGCAGGAATTTATGGATGTCCTTGAATTCGTGAAGACGCTGCCGATTTACCTGGAAACGGAATCTTTTAGGGCGCAACATGCCTGCTTTGATGTCGATGCCGTTGCCGCGTTAAGGCGTGAAGGCATTACCTGCTTTGCCGACGGCAATTTCGATGAACTCATCGCCCGCGCCAATGACGAAGATTTTGAATATGAAGACAGCCTTTTTGTGCCCATGAGTACGCTCTTGAAAGGCCCTGAAATGCCTTTGCCCGAAGGCGAACATTTTACCGATGCCGAAGGCGTTCGTCGCATTAAGACCCGTATTGCCTGGTGGCTAGACCCGACCAAGGCTAGCTTCCGGGAACTTTGCTTTCAGCCGGGGGTTTCGATGGATGTAGAATCCGAAGTTTTGCCGTCGGTGCGTGCACGGAATTTTTACGGCGAAAGCGAACGCCCCGTATTCTTTGGACATTATTGGTTGACGGGGCTCCCGAAATTGATTCGTGACAATGTGTGCTGTCTCGATTTTAGTGTAGCCGGATATCGCGGAAATGGTCGATTGGTGGCCTACCGCTTTGATGGCGAACAGAAACTGGATGAAAGTAAGTTTGTATGGGTAGAGGCCTCGTCGTTATAA
- a CDS encoding cytochrome c biogenesis protein, whose product MKFTAVLLVAFLLLTFWGVLAQAHAESAGLPASFAVDRFFGSYFIWILGVIPLPAFKGLAVLSAVNVLASLLFRMPRGLKNAGLWLMHVALLVLLVGGIAESEIKREYNGYRDVSISNATVSFFAVDDSLRVTPVEVNEKEYAYSVHYHGRVDDVMGTSVDLYKATYDPLRFVPYAFMALFLLGALVHYAIKVRCKQTSKKLEALKALSLVAILAAFPMDAHASERPIPIWEALHSDTPILVENSVRPFDSFARGFLDDLSGRVTYKKLTAANVVRQILVAPGTARNYDLFKVLRSDVSVILHLPHQKRYVSYAELAPLKDVLKLYATRNDDLPATTEIRRLYSNVLRYESVADRSAFSIIAKHSLTHSNVYPRQLKAEVLYHWLNLALFAFVAALLACILSSLNVVFRSLKLDVVANVMCIVTSVILTAMFAMRAYVAARPPMSSLYEIVMLVALMLMVFESGAFVFCKRRTYTLMIPVTFMAAALLFFAKFVLEPGDTFQPIPNVLNSSVFLTVHVFAIALGFASMILSGVVAHLVLYRKAKQTPIFSLMYGTLVFGLVFTVLGTLLGGVWADFAWGRFWGFDPKECGALFVILWALLSLHLWAGKIVSPRVFALLNAFNVIVTFLCWFGVNLLGVGLHSYGFQSDSLTWLALFVGIDSMVIAYLGCRKF is encoded by the coding sequence TTGAAGTTTACGGCTGTGCTGTTGGTGGCGTTTTTGCTGCTGACTTTTTGGGGCGTATTGGCGCAGGCCCATGCCGAGTCTGCCGGACTTCCGGCATCTTTCGCGGTGGATCGCTTTTTTGGTAGCTATTTCATTTGGATTTTAGGTGTCATTCCGCTGCCGGCATTTAAAGGCCTTGCGGTATTGTCTGCCGTGAATGTCCTCGCGTCGCTCTTGTTCCGCATGCCTCGTGGATTAAAGAATGCGGGGCTTTGGCTGATGCATGTCGCATTGTTGGTTTTGCTTGTGGGCGGAATTGCCGAAAGTGAAATCAAGCGGGAATACAACGGGTATCGAGATGTGTCTATTTCCAACGCGACGGTTTCTTTTTTCGCCGTCGATGACAGCTTGAGAGTGACTCCGGTCGAGGTAAATGAAAAAGAATATGCTTACTCGGTTCATTATCATGGCAGGGTAGACGATGTAATGGGAACGTCGGTGGATTTGTACAAGGCTACCTACGACCCCTTGCGTTTTGTGCCTTATGCGTTTATGGCGTTGTTCCTTTTAGGGGCGCTTGTTCATTATGCGATAAAGGTCCGTTGTAAGCAGACGTCAAAAAAGCTAGAAGCGCTTAAGGCGTTGTCTCTTGTGGCGATTCTTGCTGCGTTCCCAATGGATGCTCATGCCTCTGAACGCCCGATTCCGATTTGGGAGGCGTTGCATTCGGATACTCCCATCTTGGTAGAAAATTCGGTGCGCCCCTTTGATTCTTTTGCCCGAGGCTTCCTCGATGACTTGAGCGGCCGTGTGACGTATAAGAAACTTACGGCGGCAAATGTGGTCCGCCAGATTCTGGTCGCTCCCGGAACGGCTAGAAATTACGACTTGTTCAAGGTGCTCCGTAGCGATGTGTCCGTGATTCTTCACTTACCGCATCAAAAGCGTTATGTGAGTTATGCAGAACTTGCCCCGCTGAAAGATGTTCTCAAGCTTTATGCAACGCGCAACGATGACCTGCCTGCGACCACTGAAATACGCCGTCTTTATTCAAATGTGCTGCGGTACGAATCGGTTGCGGATCGCTCGGCGTTTTCGATTATCGCGAAGCATTCCTTGACACATTCCAATGTGTACCCTCGCCAGTTAAAGGCCGAAGTCCTGTATCACTGGCTGAACCTGGCCTTGTTTGCCTTTGTGGCTGCTTTGCTGGCTTGTATTCTATCTTCGCTGAATGTGGTGTTCCGTTCTTTAAAACTGGACGTCGTTGCCAACGTGATGTGCATCGTGACCTCTGTCATTTTGACGGCAATGTTTGCAATGCGTGCTTATGTCGCTGCCCGTCCTCCAATGTCAAGTTTGTACGAAATCGTGATGCTGGTGGCATTGATGCTCATGGTGTTTGAATCGGGGGCGTTTGTGTTCTGTAAGCGCCGCACCTATACCTTGATGATTCCCGTGACATTTATGGCGGCAGCCCTTTTGTTCTTTGCAAAGTTCGTGTTGGAGCCGGGCGATACCTTCCAGCCGATTCCGAATGTGTTGAATTCTTCGGTGTTCTTGACCGTTCATGTGTTTGCGATTGCGCTTGGCTTTGCATCCATGATTTTGTCGGGAGTGGTAGCCCATTTGGTGCTTTACCGAAAAGCAAAGCAGACTCCGATTTTTTCCCTGATGTACGGAACGCTCGTTTTTGGTTTGGTGTTTACGGTTTTAGGAACGCTTCTCGGTGGCGTGTGGGCTGATTTTGCGTGGGGGCGCTTCTGGGGTTTTGACCCGAAGGAATGCGGTGCGCTGTTTGTGATCCTTTGGGCGCTGCTTTCGCTTCATTTGTGGGCTGGAAAAATTGTTTCGCCGCGGGTGTTTGCGCTGTTGAATGCGTTCAACGTGATTGTCACGTTCCTTTGTTGGTTCGGGGTGAACTTGCTTGGGGTGGGTTTGCACAGCTACGGATTCCAGAGTGACTCCTTGACATGGCTTGCGCTGTTTGTTGGGATTGATTCGATGGTGATTGCGTATCTTGGGTGTCGGAAATTCTAG
- a CDS encoding deoxyguanosinetriphosphate triphosphohydrolase: MLQWDTLLSATRYGHPADLDPNRSDFHRDYDRIVFSTAFRRLGRKTQVHPFSVNDHVHSRLTHSIEVSSVGRSLAITVYHLIKKYLPKYINEYHFGTIVQSACLAHDIGNPPFGHAGEAAIREWFRKNRNSAPLRDLSDTEIADFENFDGNAQGHRILSKLEYHFLDGGMRLTYATLGAMIKYPQLAKFGSPTSLFATEADLYRVTAYTLGIPEVETGKWVRHPLVYLMEAADDICYSILDVEDAIELGILSYGDVRGMFSYLCGPDVNIDKEYEENGQNFRDFLSSVRGLAIQNLIDDVAVTFVNNYEAIMSGERVKHLTNLSKSDVMEGIRIAKRLGVERIYPDRRKTELEVGSYTTLATVLDAFINGVYDFRLNGNNSYRADRIVRLIGQAKIGQSVTVAEAYHQVLDFVSGMTDNYATYLARQIGGLAMGY; this comes from the coding sequence ATGCTTCAATGGGATACTCTGCTTTCTGCGACGCGCTACGGGCACCCTGCCGATTTGGACCCGAACCGTTCTGACTTTCATCGCGATTACGACCGCATTGTCTTTTCGACGGCATTTAGGCGCCTTGGCCGTAAAACCCAAGTGCATCCGTTCTCGGTGAACGACCACGTTCATAGTCGCCTTACGCACAGTATCGAAGTTTCCAGTGTGGGCCGTAGCCTTGCGATTACGGTGTACCACCTGATTAAAAAGTATTTGCCGAAGTATATTAACGAATACCATTTTGGAACTATCGTGCAGTCGGCATGCTTGGCCCACGATATCGGTAATCCGCCTTTTGGCCACGCCGGTGAAGCCGCTATTCGCGAATGGTTCCGCAAGAATCGCAATTCGGCCCCGCTTCGCGACTTGAGCGATACCGAAATTGCCGACTTTGAAAATTTTGACGGCAACGCCCAGGGACACCGCATTTTGAGCAAGCTGGAATACCATTTTTTGGACGGTGGTATGCGTTTGACTTATGCAACACTCGGTGCCATGATCAAGTATCCGCAGCTTGCCAAGTTCGGATCTCCGACAAGCTTGTTTGCGACCGAAGCTGACCTTTACCGCGTTACCGCCTATACCCTTGGCATTCCCGAAGTAGAAACGGGCAAGTGGGTGCGCCATCCGCTGGTATACCTGATGGAAGCCGCCGACGATATTTGCTACAGCATTTTGGATGTGGAAGATGCCATTGAACTTGGCATTTTGAGCTACGGCGATGTGCGTGGCATGTTCAGCTACCTTTGCGGCCCCGATGTGAACATTGACAAGGAATACGAAGAAAACGGCCAGAATTTCCGTGATTTCTTGAGCAGCGTGCGTGGCCTTGCCATCCAGAACCTGATTGATGACGTTGCCGTTACCTTCGTGAATAATTACGAAGCCATTATGAGTGGCGAACGCGTGAAGCATTTGACGAACCTTTCCAAGTCCGACGTGATGGAAGGTATCCGTATTGCGAAGCGCTTGGGCGTGGAACGCATTTACCCTGACCGTCGCAAGACCGAACTTGAAGTCGGCAGCTATACCACGCTTGCAACAGTGCTCGATGCCTTTATTAATGGTGTTTACGATTTCCGTTTGAACGGTAACAATTCTTACCGCGCCGACCGCATTGTGCGCCTGATTGGTCAGGCAAAAATCGGCCAGAGCGTGACCGTTGCCGAAGCTTACCACCAGGTGCTGGACTTTGTGAGCGGCATGACGGATAATTACGCAACGTATCTGGCGCGTCAGATCGGCGGCCTTGCCATGGGTTACTAG
- a CDS encoding pyrimidine 5'-nucleotidase, with the protein MVWLFDYDLTLYGAEERCVLNSLDHRISLFVQKTVGGDFESAHKIRTDYLERFGTTLAGLMAMHQVNPDDFFDFIHEPEYLIYPKKAPEKLALLQSLKGPRFVFTNGRHDWSEAGMAHMGIDSAIDGVFDLKLLGWEGKPHESAYDKMEKWLAQKLPAMGFEMPENKREIVLLDDGLRNLEPAHRRGWTTIFVNPASESAPYVDYHIPHLMNLRDIVPTLIKM; encoded by the coding sequence ATGGTTTGGCTGTTCGACTACGACTTGACCTTGTACGGCGCCGAAGAACGGTGCGTGCTGAATTCCCTGGACCACCGCATTTCGCTGTTCGTGCAAAAGACGGTGGGTGGCGATTTCGAATCTGCCCACAAAATTCGTACCGATTACTTGGAACGGTTCGGAACGACCCTTGCCGGGCTTATGGCCATGCATCAGGTCAATCCCGATGATTTTTTTGACTTCATTCATGAACCGGAGTATTTGATCTACCCCAAGAAGGCGCCTGAAAAGTTAGCCTTGTTGCAAAGCTTGAAGGGCCCGCGATTCGTCTTTACGAATGGTCGCCACGACTGGAGCGAAGCGGGTATGGCCCACATGGGGATTGATTCGGCGATTGACGGCGTGTTTGACTTGAAACTGCTCGGCTGGGAAGGAAAACCCCACGAAAGCGCTTACGACAAAATGGAAAAGTGGCTTGCGCAAAAGCTCCCGGCGATGGGTTTTGAAATGCCCGAGAACAAGCGCGAAATTGTGCTGCTGGATGATGGCCTCCGTAATCTGGAACCTGCGCATCGCCGCGGTTGGACGACGATTTTTGTGAATCCGGCCTCCGAAAGCGCTCCTTATGTGGATTACCATATTCCGCATCTGATGAATCTACGCGATATTGTTCCCACTTTAATAAAAATGTGA